One region of Chanodichthys erythropterus isolate Z2021 chromosome 19, ASM2448905v1, whole genome shotgun sequence genomic DNA includes:
- the arl4d gene encoding ADP-ribosylation factor-like protein 4D codes for MGNQLTEIAPNTPFLPNFQSLHVVVIGLDSAGKTSLLYRLKLKEFVETIPTKGFNTEKIKVPVGNGRAITFQVWDVGGQEKLRPLWKSYTRRTDGMVFVVDSTEAERMEEAKVELHKITRTSENQGVPVLVLANKQDLPVALPVCDVEKVLAVHELSASTLHHVQGCSAVDGQGLQLGLEKLYDMILKRKKMVKHGKKKR; via the coding sequence ATGGGAAACCAATTGACAGAGATTGCCCCCAACACACCGTTCTTGCCTAACTTCCAGTCCCTCCACGTTGTGGTCATTGGTTTGGACTCTGCGGGCAAAACCTCGCTTCTCTACAGACTGAAGCTGAAGGAGTTTGTTGAAACTATCCCAACCAAGGGATTTAACACTGAGAAGATTAAAGTTCCGGTCGGAAATGGCCGTGCCATTACCTTTCAGGTGTGGGACGTGGGTGGTCAGGAGAAGCTCCGGCCTTTGTGGAAGTCCTACACGCGGCGCACGGACGGCATGGTCTTTGTGGTGGACTCCACGGAGGCGGAGCGCATGGAGGAGGCTAAGGTGGAGTTGCACAAGATTACTCGTACGTCAGAAAACCAAGGAGTACCAGTGCTGGTGTTAGCTAACAAACAGGACCTTCCAGTCGCACTGCCTGTTTGTGACGTGGAGAAGGTGTTGGCTGTACATGAACTGAGTGCCTCCACCCTACACCACGTGCAAGGGTGCAGTGCGGTCGACGGGCAAGGGTTGCAGCTCGGTTTGGAAAAACTGTATGATATGATCCTCAAACGAAAGAAAATGGTTAAGCACGGCAAGAAAAAAAGATGA
- the tmem106a gene encoding transmembrane protein 106A isoform X2 produces the protein MSLNKNGEKRRLSRWLDYGSINGEVQSDPCPTCQGTGRIPRGQENQLVAVIPCSDQRLKPHHTKLYVCISVGVCLLICSLILFFLFPRSMDMSPVELQSSMVYFTPETVKMVVTHEMNLTNQNFVSIKAANLSVQSLIFETVVGNTKYPSVTILPPRSQKTIKVIADIIIDDTGLNNYCKSRAFRIHTLFLHLQLNIKVSYLSHSEEMSTDAYEYIDCGVNSTMPHHFPLL, from the exons ATGTCCCTGAATAAAAATGGAGAGAAACGGAGGCTTTCCAGATGGTTGGACTATGGCAGTATAAATGGGGAAGTACAATCAGATCCATGTCCTACCTGCCAGGGCACAGGACGCATACCGAGAG GTCAGGAGAATCAGCTCGTGGCAGTCATTCCTTGCAGCGACCAAAGGCTAAAGCCTCACCACAC GAaactgtatgtgtgtatatcaGTGGGGGTTTGCCTCCTGATCTGCTCGTTGAtcctgtttttcctcttcccacGGAGTATGGATATGTCACCTGTGGAACTACAGTCATCTATGGTCTATTTCACTCCAGAAACAGTTAAAATGGTGGTCACG CACGAAATGAACCTCACCAACCAAAACTTTGTCAGTATCAAAGCTGCAAATCTTAGTGTGCAATCATTGATTTTCGAGACTGTGGTTGGCAACACCAAGTACCCCAGTGTCACCATACTTCCTCCTCGATCACAAAAAACG ATTAAAGTTATAGCCGACATTATTATTGATGACACAGGCCTTAA TAATTACTGCAAGTCACGTGCCTTTCGGATTCACACCTTATTCTTACATTTGCA ATTAAACATCAAAGTCTCCTACCTGTCCCATTCAGAGGAGATGTCTACAGATGCCTATGAGTATATTGACTGTGGAGTGAATTCCACTATGCCTCATCACTTCCCTCTGCTTTAA
- the tmem106a gene encoding transmembrane protein 106A isoform X1 codes for MTLICGERVNPDIKQCSDEFTGGGLYFRPDIFWKYSIMSLNKNGEKRRLSRWLDYGSINGEVQSDPCPTCQGTGRIPRGQENQLVAVIPCSDQRLKPHHTKLYVCISVGVCLLICSLILFFLFPRSMDMSPVELQSSMVYFTPETVKMVVTHEMNLTNQNFVSIKAANLSVQSLIFETVVGNTKYPSVTILPPRSQKTIKVIADIIIDDTGLNNYCKSRAFRIHTLFLHLQLNIKVSYLSHSEEMSTDAYEYIDCGVNSTMPHHFPLL; via the exons ATGACATTAATTTGCGGGGAAAGAGTAAATCCAGATATCAAACAATGCTCAGATGAATTCACG GGTGGAGGTCTTTACTTTCGACCTGATATCTTCTGGAAATACAGCATTATGTCCCTGAATAAAAATGGAGAGAAACGGAGGCTTTCCAGATGGTTGGACTATGGCAGTATAAATGGGGAAGTACAATCAGATCCATGTCCTACCTGCCAGGGCACAGGACGCATACCGAGAG GTCAGGAGAATCAGCTCGTGGCAGTCATTCCTTGCAGCGACCAAAGGCTAAAGCCTCACCACAC GAaactgtatgtgtgtatatcaGTGGGGGTTTGCCTCCTGATCTGCTCGTTGAtcctgtttttcctcttcccacGGAGTATGGATATGTCACCTGTGGAACTACAGTCATCTATGGTCTATTTCACTCCAGAAACAGTTAAAATGGTGGTCACG CACGAAATGAACCTCACCAACCAAAACTTTGTCAGTATCAAAGCTGCAAATCTTAGTGTGCAATCATTGATTTTCGAGACTGTGGTTGGCAACACCAAGTACCCCAGTGTCACCATACTTCCTCCTCGATCACAAAAAACG ATTAAAGTTATAGCCGACATTATTATTGATGACACAGGCCTTAA TAATTACTGCAAGTCACGTGCCTTTCGGATTCACACCTTATTCTTACATTTGCA ATTAAACATCAAAGTCTCCTACCTGTCCCATTCAGAGGAGATGTCTACAGATGCCTATGAGTATATTGACTGTGGAGTGAATTCCACTATGCCTCATCACTTCCCTCTGCTTTAA